In the Theobroma cacao cultivar B97-61/B2 chromosome 1, Criollo_cocoa_genome_V2, whole genome shotgun sequence genome, one interval contains:
- the LOC18612357 gene encoding uncharacterized protein LOC18612357, producing MESIVRDRRASWKNLKQRLGLKAMGCCGATWSPRARISTISILEEDEDEEEEAAAVAAQSQQVIISRSGNVVNNRIQNQTENSASTPLLVGQQQQQQVPTAGSGMNLAMALAAERNLRTANMGPSPTEVKTLMRLIEETDGVDWKKKRKDNVVNVEGVGVGGLGGGGSCDWMCCVCMERKKGAAFIPCGHAFCRVCSREVWVNRGSCPVCNRSILDILDIF from the coding sequence ATGGAGAGCATAGTCAGAGACAGGAGAGCAAGTTGGAAGAATCTGAAACAAAGGCTAGGATTGAAGGCTATGGGATGCTGCGGAGCCACCTGGAGTCCCAGAGCCAGAATTTCAACCATATCAATCctagaagaagatgaagatgaagaagaagaagcagcaGCAGTAGCTGCTCAAAGCCAGCAAGTGATTATCAGTAGGAGCGGCAATGTCGTAAATAATCGTATTCAGAATCAAACAGAGAACAGTGCCAGCACCCCACTTTTGGTGGGCCAGCAGCAACAGCAGCAAGTACCCACAGCAGGTTCGGGAATGAACTTGGCAATGGCGCTAGCAGCGGAGCGTAATTTGCGGACAGCCAACATGGGTCCCAGTCCCACGGAGGTCAAGACGTTGATGAGATTGATTGAAGAAACGGACGGCGTTGattggaagaagaaaaggaaagacaATGTCGTTAATGTTGAAGGTGTAGGAGTAGGAGGACTAGGAGGAGGAGGTAGCTGCGATTGGATGTGCTGCGTGTGCATGGAGAGGAAAAAAGGAGCGGCCTTTATTCCATGTGGGCACGCATTTTGCAGGGTTTGTTCCAGGGAAGTGTGGGTCAACCGGGGTTCATGCCCTGTCTGCAACCGTTCCATTCTCGATATTCTTGATATTTTCTAG
- the LOC18612358 gene encoding 1-aminocyclopropane-1-carboxylate oxidase 1 has protein sequence MATFPVINLAKLNGEERAATMEKIKDACENWGFFELLNHGIPHDFLDSVERLTKEHYKKSMEQRFQELVASKALEGLQAEVTDMDWESTFFLRHLPESNMAEIPDLADEYRKVMKEFALKLEKLAEELLDLLCENLGVEKGYLKKAFYGSRGPTFGTKVSNYPPCPTPDKIKGLRAHTDAGGIILLFQDAKVSGLQLLKDGEWIDVPPMRHSIVINLGDQLEVITNGKYKSVEHRVIAQTDGARMSIASFYNPGSDAVIYPAPALLEKEAEENKQVYPKFVFEDYMKLYARLKFQAKEPRFEAMKAMETTVPIATA, from the exons ATGGCAACTTTCCCAGTGATCAACTTGGCAAAGCTCAACGGTGAGGAGAGAGCAGCAACCATGGAGAAAATCAAGGATGCCTGTGAAAACTGGGGTTTCTTTGAG CTGCTGAACCATGGGATTCCCCATGATTTTCTTGACTCTGTTGAAAGATTGACAAAAGAACATTACAAGAAAAGCATGGAGCAGAGGTTCCAGGAACTGGTAGCAAGCAAGGCCCTGGAGGGTCTCCAGGCAGAGGTGACTGATATGGATTGGGAGAGCACATTCTTCCTGCGCCATCTCCCTGAGTCAAACATGGCTGAAATCCCAGATCTCGCTGATGAATACAG GAAGGTGATGAAAGAATTTGCATTGAAATTGGAGAAACTAGCAGAGGAGCTCCTGGACTTGTTGTGTGAAAACCTTGGAGTAGAGAAAGGATACCTGAAAAAGGCCTTCTATGGGTCAAGAGGACCAACCTTTGGCACCAAAGTCAGCAACTACCCACCATGCCCAACACCAGACAAAATCAAGGGACTCAGAGCCCACACAGATGCTGGTGGCATCATCTTGCTCTTCCAAGACGCCAAAGTGAGTGGCCTCCAGCTTCTTAAAGACGGCGAGTGGATCGATGTTCCTCCCATGCGCCACTCCATTGTAATTAACCTTGGGGATCAGCTCGAG GTGATCACCAATGGCAAATACAAGAGTGTTGAGCACAGAGTGATCGCCCAAACCGACGGAGCTCGAATGTCAATAGCTTCATTCTACAACCCTGGCAGTGATGCTGTTATCTACCCAGCACCAGCTCTGCTGGAGAAGGAAGCAGAGGAGAACAAACAAGTCTACCCGAAATTTGTGTTTGAAGACTACATGAAGCTATATGCTAGACTGAAATTCCAGGCCAAGGAACCAAGATTTGAAGCCATGAAAGCCATGGAAACAACTGTTCCAATTGCAACAGCATAA